A stretch of Plesiomonas shigelloides DNA encodes these proteins:
- the topA gene encoding type I DNA topoisomerase — protein sequence MGKSLVIVESPAKAKTINKYLGSDFIVKSSVGHIRDLPTSGSASTAAKKAPVSTKGLSPEEKAIVTKKKERDSLISRMGIDPYHDWKAHYEILPGKEKVVTELKTLAEKADKIYLATDLDREGEAIAWHLREVIGGDDTRYQRVVFNEITKNAIQQAFEAPSELNLDRVNAQQARRFLDRVVGYMVSPLLWKKVARGLSAGRVQSVAVRLVVEREREIKAFIPEEYWELHADLNVGETPLRMQVTQRNGKAFEPVTGEETAAAVSLLQRAQYVVAEREDRPTSSKPSAPFITSTLQQAASTRLGYGVKKTMMLAQRLYEAGHITYMRTDSTNLSQDALGMVRGYIESEFGEKYLPTNPVVYSSKENAQEAHEAIRPSDVNVLAEQLKDMEQDAQKLYQLIWRQFVACQMMPAKYDSTTLLVSAGEFTLKAKGRTLRFDGWTRVQPAMRKNDEDQTLPHVEQGQILSMIALDPSQHFTKPPARFSEASLVKELEKRGIGRPSTYAAIISTIQDRGYVRVENRRFYAEKMGEIVSDRLEENFTKLMSYDFTAHMEGELDDVANGKEEWRQVLNRFFKDFTSRLEVAEKDETEGGMRANPMVLTDIDCPTCGRQMGIRTATTGVFLGCSGYALPPKERCKTTINLIPEAELLNILEGDVAETNALMARRRCAKCGTAMDSYLLDNTRKLHVCGNNPSCDGYEIETGEFRLKGYDGPVIECDKCGAEMHLKVGRFGKYMGCTNPDCKNTRKILKSGEIAPPKEDPVPLPELACEKSDAYFVLRDGAAGVFLAANTFPKSRETRAPLVEELVRFKERLPEKLRYLADAPVADPEGNKTTVRFSRKTKQQYVASEKEGKATGWSAFYVDGKWVAKEK from the coding sequence ATGGGTAAATCGCTCGTTATCGTAGAGTCCCCTGCGAAAGCAAAAACAATTAACAAATATTTGGGTAGCGATTTCATCGTTAAGTCCAGCGTGGGTCATATCCGCGATTTACCGACCAGTGGTTCGGCTTCGACCGCCGCTAAAAAAGCGCCGGTAAGCACTAAGGGCCTGTCGCCGGAAGAAAAAGCGATCGTCACCAAGAAAAAAGAGCGTGATTCGCTGATCTCTCGCATGGGGATAGATCCCTACCATGACTGGAAGGCGCATTATGAGATCCTGCCAGGCAAGGAAAAGGTGGTTACCGAACTGAAAACCTTGGCCGAAAAAGCCGATAAAATTTACCTCGCAACGGACTTGGACCGCGAAGGGGAAGCCATTGCTTGGCACCTGCGGGAAGTGATTGGTGGCGATGACACACGTTATCAACGTGTGGTGTTTAACGAAATTACCAAAAATGCGATTCAACAGGCGTTTGAAGCGCCGTCTGAGCTAAATCTGGATCGCGTTAATGCTCAGCAAGCGCGTCGTTTCCTCGACCGCGTGGTGGGCTATATGGTTTCGCCACTGCTGTGGAAAAAGGTTGCGCGTGGTTTGTCGGCAGGTCGTGTGCAGTCAGTTGCGGTGCGTCTGGTGGTAGAGCGTGAGCGCGAAATCAAAGCGTTTATCCCAGAAGAGTACTGGGAGCTGCATGCTGATTTGAATGTGGGTGAAACCCCACTGCGCATGCAAGTGACGCAGCGTAACGGCAAAGCCTTCGAGCCGGTTACCGGTGAAGAAACTGCGGCCGCGGTTTCTTTGTTGCAACGTGCGCAATACGTGGTGGCCGAGCGTGAAGATCGCCCGACCTCCAGTAAGCCATCCGCACCGTTTATCACGTCAACATTGCAGCAGGCAGCCAGTACACGTCTGGGCTATGGCGTGAAAAAGACCATGATGCTGGCGCAGCGTCTGTATGAAGCCGGTCACATCACCTATATGCGTACTGACTCTACTAACTTGAGCCAAGATGCGCTGGGTATGGTGCGTGGTTACATCGAATCAGAGTTTGGTGAGAAATACTTGCCAACCAATCCGGTGGTGTATTCAAGCAAAGAGAACGCTCAGGAAGCGCACGAAGCTATTCGTCCATCTGATGTCAATGTGCTGGCTGAACAGCTCAAAGACATGGAGCAAGACGCGCAGAAGCTGTATCAGCTGATTTGGCGTCAATTTGTGGCTTGCCAGATGATGCCAGCCAAATATGACTCCACCACTTTGCTGGTGTCGGCGGGTGAATTCACCTTGAAAGCTAAGGGCCGTACTCTGCGTTTTGATGGTTGGACTCGTGTGCAACCGGCGATGCGTAAAAACGACGAAGATCAGACTCTGCCGCACGTCGAGCAAGGTCAGATCTTGAGTATGATCGCACTGGATCCAAGCCAACACTTTACCAAGCCGCCAGCACGTTTTAGCGAAGCGTCATTGGTAAAAGAGCTGGAAAAGCGTGGTATTGGCCGTCCGTCAACGTACGCAGCGATTATCTCTACCATCCAAGATCGTGGTTATGTGCGTGTTGAGAACCGCCGTTTCTACGCCGAGAAGATGGGTGAGATTGTTTCCGATCGTCTGGAAGAGAACTTCACCAAGCTGATGAGCTACGATTTTACTGCTCATATGGAAGGTGAACTGGATGATGTGGCAAACGGCAAAGAAGAGTGGCGTCAGGTTCTGAATCGCTTCTTTAAAGATTTCACTTCACGCTTGGAAGTGGCTGAAAAAGATGAAACTGAAGGTGGCATGCGTGCTAACCCAATGGTGCTGACGGACATCGATTGCCCGACATGTGGCCGTCAAATGGGGATCCGCACGGCGACCACTGGCGTTTTCCTGGGCTGCTCTGGCTATGCGCTGCCACCGAAAGAGCGCTGCAAGACCACCATCAACCTGATCCCAGAAGCTGAGCTGCTCAACATTCTGGAAGGGGACGTGGCCGAGACCAACGCACTGATGGCGCGTCGCCGCTGTGCTAAGTGCGGCACGGCGATGGATAGCTATCTGCTGGATAACACCCGTAAACTGCATGTGTGCGGTAATAATCCAAGCTGTGATGGCTATGAGATTGAAACCGGTGAGTTCCGTCTCAAAGGCTATGATGGTCCGGTGATTGAGTGCGACAAGTGTGGCGCTGAGATGCACCTGAAAGTGGGCCGTTTCGGTAAATATATGGGTTGTACTAACCCAGATTGTAAGAACACCCGTAAGATTTTGAAGAGCGGTGAGATCGCGCCGCCGAAAGAAGATCCTGTACCGCTGCCAGAGCTGGCATGTGAAAAATCGGATGCATATTTCGTGCTGCGTGATGGTGCAGCTGGTGTGTTCTTGGCGGCCAATACCTTCCCGAAATCGCGTGAAACACGTGCTCCGCTGGTGGAAGAGTTAGTCCGCTTTAAAGAGCGTCTGCCGGAAAAACTGCGCTATTTAGCCGATGCCCCAGTAGCCGATCCGGAAGGTAATAAGACTACCGTGCGCTTTAGCCGTAAGACTAAGCAGCAGTATGTAGCATCCGAGAAAGAGGGTAAAGCGACCGGCTGGTCAGCATTCTATGTTGACGGCAAGTGGGTTGCTAAAGAGAAGTAA